A genomic region of Arachis stenosperma cultivar V10309 chromosome 9, arast.V10309.gnm1.PFL2, whole genome shotgun sequence contains the following coding sequences:
- the LOC130948573 gene encoding uncharacterized protein LOC130948573 — protein MNKRKREGLASNSDNMSDAERIVYNVIHSKQNMGIWIADIKRETSLPESMIKKSIKMLQTKGEIKEVVNIKNKSRKHYMAAGFEPADEITGGSWYSEGKLDQEYIFRLRQVCLNYISRNVVANRDGILEFINRGGYFSGTTTQEVDQILGNLVLDDKIIEVKSTGYGDYEKFPVGRVCYRCKSKGGVNNGEGKIGAMASIPCGVCPRINLCSPDGYISPKTCEFYQKWLDF, from the coding sequence ATGAATAAGCGGAAGCGAGAAGGGTTGGCTTCAAATTCTGATAACATGAGCGATGCAGAGCGCATAGTGTATAACGTAATTCACAGCAAACAAAACATGGGGATTTGGATAGCAGACATAAAGCGAGAAACATCTCTCCCTGAAAGCATGATCAAGAAATCCATTAAGATGCTTCAAACCAAGGGTGAAATCAAGGAGGTTGTTAACATTAAAAACAAGAGCAGGAAGCACTATATGGCGGCCGGTTTCGAACCGGCCGACGAAATCACGGGTGGGAGTTGGTATTCAGAAGGAAAACTTGATCAAGAGTACATATTTCGCTTAAGGCAAGTATGCCTGAATTACATCTCCAGGAATGTCGTCGCGAATCGCGATGGCATTTTGGAGTTCATCAACCGAGGAGGCTATTTCTCTGGAACCACAACACAAGAGGTAGATCAGATTCTTGGAAATTTAGTTTTGGATGATAAGATTATAGAGGTGAAGAGCACTGGTTATGGGGATTATGAGAAATTCCCTGTTGGTAGAGTTTGTTATAGGTGCAAAAGCAAAGGAGGTGTAAATAATGGTGAAGGAAAAATTGGTGCCATGGCTTCAATTCCATGTGGAGTTTGTCCAAGAATTAACTTGTGTTCACCAGATGGCTATATTTCTCCCAAAACTTGTGAGTTTTATCAGAAATGGTTGGACTTCTAG